A single genomic interval of Clostridium facile harbors:
- a CDS encoding NAD(P)H-dependent glycerol-3-phosphate dehydrogenase: MAKIAIIGAGGFGTSLAVTADQCGHDVTLWSAVPSEIEDIRQHGENKRLLPGIPVNPQINLTTDIQDIAGSEFVIFAVASVYMRSVAKTVAPQVGKDTVLVNVAKGFEDGTLKRLSQVICEEIPNHDFVALSGPSHAEEIARGVPTTIVAASTNIHAAELVQDTLTTNTLRIYVNEDIIGVEIGGALKNIIALCAGVCDGLDLGDNTKAALMTRGITEISRLGTALGAKPETFAGLSGIGDLIVTCTSMHSRNRRAGILIGKGLSAKEAIERVGMTVEGYIATKTGHDLAKTYQVDMPITEELYQVLYKGKNTQKALNDLMGRPTKHESEKIWFDSHSI; this comes from the coding sequence ATGGCAAAAATAGCTATTATCGGCGCAGGAGGTTTTGGAACTTCTTTGGCTGTTACTGCAGACCAGTGTGGGCATGATGTAACATTGTGGTCTGCGGTCCCCAGCGAAATTGAGGATATCCGCCAGCATGGGGAAAATAAAAGATTATTGCCAGGGATTCCGGTAAACCCACAGATTAATTTGACGACTGATATTCAGGATATTGCGGGAAGTGAATTCGTGATTTTTGCTGTTGCTTCTGTCTATATGCGGAGTGTGGCAAAAACCGTCGCCCCACAGGTAGGAAAAGATACAGTTTTAGTGAATGTTGCGAAAGGCTTTGAAGATGGTACCTTAAAACGTCTATCCCAGGTAATCTGCGAAGAAATTCCAAACCATGATTTTGTGGCATTGTCCGGACCTTCCCATGCAGAAGAAATTGCTAGAGGGGTGCCAACGACGATTGTGGCAGCTTCCACCAATATCCATGCGGCAGAATTGGTTCAGGATACTTTAACAACAAATACCCTGCGTATCTATGTCAATGAGGATATCATTGGAGTAGAGATTGGAGGAGCGTTGAAAAACATCATTGCCCTTTGCGCTGGTGTTTGTGATGGTTTGGATTTGGGAGATAATACAAAAGCCGCTTTGATGACCAGGGGAATTACAGAGATTTCCCGATTGGGGACAGCTTTAGGGGCAAAACCAGAGACCTTTGCGGGGTTATCTGGAATTGGCGACTTGATTGTTACCTGTACCAGTATGCACAGCCGTAACCGGCGGGCAGGTATCCTGATAGGGAAAGGATTATCCGCCAAGGAGGCAATTGAACGGGTAGGGATGACAGTGGAAGGCTATATTGCCACCAAAACCGGCCATGATTTGGCGAAAACATATCAGGTAGATATGCCGATTACAGAGGAACTCTACCAGGTATTGTACAAAGGAAAGAATACCCAGAAAGCTTTGAATGATTTAATGGGTCGCCCGACCAAACACGAAAGCGAAAAAATTTGGTTTGACAGCCATTCGATTTGA
- the plsY gene encoding glycerol-3-phosphate 1-O-acyltransferase PlsY, producing MEMTPLFILSIVLSAIVAYFIGSINFALVISKVFYHKDIRDYGSGNAGMTNMLRTFGKLPALFTLIGDLTKGMVAILIARLLFWLVGGVPQFVLGGYIAGLCAFLGHVFPIYYGFKGGKGILVTSGILIMIDPLTFGIIFLIFLIVFIGTKIISISSISASIAYPIVTCVTRIIQGYDITTIVLHTAFSLAIGGLVVYLHRGNIKRLLAGEEPKIGQKGKMK from the coding sequence ATGGAAATGACCCCACTTTTTATCCTTTCAATTGTATTGTCTGCCATTGTTGCTTATTTCATTGGCAGCATTAATTTCGCCCTTGTTATTTCAAAAGTATTTTACCATAAAGATATCCGTGACTATGGGAGCGGGAACGCAGGTATGACTAATATGCTGCGTACTTTTGGAAAATTACCTGCTTTATTTACCTTAATTGGAGATTTGACCAAAGGAATGGTTGCTATCCTAATAGCAAGGCTGCTGTTTTGGTTAGTAGGCGGAGTCCCACAATTTGTTTTGGGTGGATACATTGCCGGATTATGTGCGTTTTTAGGGCATGTGTTTCCAATTTACTACGGCTTTAAAGGCGGAAAAGGGATTCTGGTAACTTCGGGGATTTTAATTATGATTGACCCGTTGACTTTTGGAATCATCTTCCTTATCTTTTTGATTGTATTTATTGGAACAAAAATTATTTCGATATCTTCTATTAGTGCGTCGATTGCTTACCCAATTGTAACTTGTGTTACCCGCATTATACAGGGTTATGATATTACAACAATTGTGTTACATACGGCGTTCTCTTTGGCGATTGGCGGACTGGTAGTGTATCTCCATCGTGGCAATATCAAGCGTTTGCTGGCAGGAGAAGAGCCAAAAATCGGTCAAAAAGGAAAGATGAAATAA
- the der gene encoding ribosome biogenesis GTPase Der, whose product MSMPIVAVVGRPNVGKSTLFNKLIGQRMSIVDDTPGVTRDRIYSECEWLNKKFLLVDTGGIEPNTDDVILSQMRRQAELAIQSAQVIILVTDLRCGVTATDQDVASMLLKSGKPVVLCVNKCDSLGEPPMEFYEFYNLGLGEPIQVSAAHGHGTGDLLDAVFEHMPEDMEEDYEEDVIKVAVVGKPNAGKSSLINKIAGEDRVIVSDIAGTTRDAVDTVIENKDGKFVFIDTAGIRRKSKVLDQIEKYSVLRAHMAVDRSDVCVIMIDATVGFTEQDSKIAGYAHEQGKGCIVAINKWDALEKDTHTMNEFTKKLKNDFSFMSYVPFIFISAKTGQRVQDLFALIQNVASQNSMRVSTGMLNDLLAYCTARVQPPSDKGKRLKIYYMTQPSTKPPTFVAFVNRADLFHFSYQRYLENQIRETFGLVGTPIRFIVRERGDK is encoded by the coding sequence ATGTCCATGCCGATTGTCGCAGTAGTGGGAAGGCCAAATGTAGGCAAATCCACACTGTTTAATAAATTGATTGGGCAACGTATGTCCATTGTAGATGACACCCCAGGTGTTACCAGGGACCGTATTTATTCGGAATGCGAATGGTTAAACAAAAAATTTTTGTTGGTTGATACTGGTGGTATTGAGCCAAATACAGATGATGTGATTTTATCTCAGATGCGTCGTCAGGCAGAGTTAGCAATTCAAAGTGCACAGGTGATTATTTTGGTGACAGACCTTCGGTGCGGTGTCACTGCTACTGACCAGGATGTTGCCAGTATGCTGTTAAAAAGTGGAAAACCAGTTGTACTCTGTGTGAACAAATGTGATTCTCTTGGGGAACCTCCTATGGAATTTTATGAGTTTTATAACTTGGGATTAGGAGAACCAATTCAAGTATCCGCTGCCCATGGTCATGGAACTGGAGATTTGTTGGATGCTGTGTTTGAGCATATGCCAGAAGATATGGAAGAAGATTATGAAGAGGATGTAATCAAAGTAGCGGTAGTGGGAAAACCAAACGCTGGAAAATCCTCTTTGATCAATAAAATTGCCGGGGAGGACCGGGTGATTGTTTCAGATATTGCTGGTACGACCCGGGATGCTGTGGATACTGTAATCGAAAATAAAGATGGAAAATTTGTGTTTATTGATACAGCAGGAATCCGGCGGAAATCCAAAGTATTGGATCAGATAGAAAAATATAGTGTATTACGGGCGCATATGGCAGTGGACCGTTCTGATGTATGTGTGATTATGATTGACGCAACCGTTGGGTTTACGGAACAGGACTCAAAAATTGCGGGATATGCCCATGAGCAGGGAAAAGGCTGTATCGTGGCCATCAATAAATGGGATGCGCTGGAGAAAGATACCCATACTATGAATGAGTTTACCAAAAAATTAAAGAATGATTTTAGTTTTATGTCCTATGTACCATTCATTTTTATTTCCGCTAAAACAGGGCAAAGGGTGCAGGATTTATTCGCTTTGATTCAAAATGTAGCATCACAGAATAGCATGAGGGTTTCCACTGGTATGTTAAACGATTTGTTGGCGTATTGTACTGCCCGTGTGCAGCCGCCTTCTGATAAGGGAAAACGTTTGAAAATTTATTATATGACCCAACCTTCCACAAAGCCACCAACCTTTGTTGCGTTTGTTAATCGGGCGGATTTATTCCATTTTTCTTATCAGCGTTATTTGGAAAACCAAATCCGTGAAACCTTTGGGTTGGTGGGGACACCAATCCGGTTTATAGTTCGTGAACGAGGAGATAAATAA